The Drechmeria coniospora strain ARSEF 6962 chromosome 02, whole genome shotgun sequence genome has a segment encoding these proteins:
- a CDS encoding C2H2 type zinc finger domain protein produces the protein MSLDKEVPVHESSARLPCMLVNLFMVHPLGAGCANCQGHGINTTAITVLTVVVHVDAHEPYPSCPTLEKAFDLEHDRTCAAEAMQESIMAILASSIHLATHRPFHPVGPLFRLAVAMKRSREPDEDPNSETALGLDPTTEQLPSKILGVVESEEPKGVEDDTTAMRCSLPPHSSPVLFNTFGQYELHFRQFHTNQCLECHRNFPSDHLLGVHIEEWHDPIVRVRREKGEHTYSCFVDGCERKCLTHQKRRMHMIDKHAYPRNFFFAVTKDGIDGRRSLLVEHSRRRARPSAGMLSAETTRPRGTLDESPPANNEHGQPAIPGKATVNPKPHGPGEAEMDDADVASITGAMSALQFVPPSVRFGRGRAAGFARR, from the exons ATGAGCCTCGACAAGGAGGTGCCCGTACACGAGAGCAGCGCACGTCTACCCTGCATGCTCGTCAACCTGTTCATGGTTCATCCACTTGGCGCTGGGTGTGCCAACTGCCAAGGCCACGGTATCAATACTACtgctattactgtactcactgtagttgtacatgtcgATGCGCACGAACCCTATCCGTCCTGCCCTACCCTGGAGAAAGCATTTGACCTCGAGCATGACAGGACTTGCGCAGCAGAGGCAATGCAGGAATCGATCATGGCCATCCTTGCCTCTTCTATTCATCTCGCGACCCATCGTCCGT TCCATCCCGTCGGCCCCCTCTTTCGGCTTGCCGTGGCGATGAAGCGGTCACGAGAGCCGGACGAAGACCCGAATTCAGAGACGGCCCTGGGACTGGATCCCACGACCGAACAGCTACCCTCCAAAATATTGGGCGTCGTGGAATCAGAGGAACCCaaaggcgtcgaggacgatacGACGGCCATGAGATGCTCACTACCTCCTCACTCGTCACCCGTTCTTTTCAATACGTTTGGACAGTATGAATTGCACTTTCGCCAGTTTCACACCAACCAATGTCTCGAATGTCACAGAAACTTTCCGTCCGACCACCTTCTCGGCGTCCACATCGAGGAATGGCACGACCCCATCGTAAGAGTCCGCAGGGAAAAGGGCGAGCACACC TATAGCTGCTTCGTCGATGGCTGCGAACGCAAGTGCTTGACCCATCAGAAGCGCAGGATGCACATGATCGACAAGCACGCCTACCCAAGGAacttcttcttcgccgtcaCCAAAGATGGCATCGATGGGAGACGATCGCTGCTCGTTGAGCACAGTCGCCGCAGGGCCCGGCCATCGGCGGGCATGCTGTCCGCGGAGACGACCCGTCCACGAGGCACCCTGGACGAGTCCCCCCCCGCCAACAACGAACACGGCCAACCGGCAATTCCTGGCAAAGCAACCGTGAATCCGAAGCCGCATGGGCCAGGCGAGGCGGAAATGGACGACGCAGATGTGGCGAGTATTACGGGCGCCATGTCCGCGCTGCAGTTCGTCCCTCCCAGCGTCCGATTCGGTCGGGGCCGTGCCGCTGGCTTCGCACGGAGATAG